The genomic stretch CCGAGCGCGTGGACGACGCGCCAGACGATGGTGAGCCCGAGGCCCGTGCCCTTCCCCGGCGCCTTCCTGGTGAAGAACGGGGTGAAGATCCTCGCGCGGTCGTCCGCGGAGATGCCCGGCCCGTTGTCGCTCACGGTGAGCAGCACCTCGTCGGCCAGCAGCTCGCCCCGCACCACCACCCGGCCGCTCTCATCGCGCGACCGCCTCGATGGCGTTCTGAACCAGGTTCGAGATCGCCTGGTGCAGCTCCTCGGCGACGCAGTCGACCCACCCTTCGCCCTCCAGCTCAAGCACCAGCTCGACCGGGCGGCCGATCGACGAGGACACCAGCGTGGCGACGTCCCTCGCCCCGGCGAACACGTCGTGCGAGCGCGCCACGCGAGCGAAGCCCTCGCGGCTGTACCGCCGCATCAGCGCCACCGTGTCCCCGATGCGCGAGAGCCCCGCCTGGGCGGTCTCGAACATCCGCAGCGTGCGCCCCTCCAGCGCGGCGATCCTCGCCCGCTCGGCGTCCCCGTCCGCCTTCGGGACGGCCATCTTGAAGGCCTCGGTGACGTCGATGCGCACCCGCGTGAAGGCGTTGCGCACGTAGTTGAGCGGGTTGTTGATCTCGTGCGCCAGGCCCCCGGTGATGGTCTCGAGGGAGTCCATCTGCTGGATGAGCACCCGCTCGGCGGCGGCGTCGCTCGCCTGCGCGAGCTTCTGCACCGTGGCCAGCAGCTCGCGGGTGTTGAAGGGCTTGCTCATGTGCTCGGTGACCCCGGAGTCCATGCCCTCCAGCCGGTCGGTGAGCTCGCCCCGCGCGGAGAGCATCAGCACCGGGACGTGCTTCGTGCGGGGGTCGTGGCGGAGCCGCCGCGTGAGCTCGAAGCCGTCCATCTCCGGCATCATCAGGTCGGTCACCACCACATCGGGCATGTGCTTGAGCGCGAGCTCCAGCCCGCGCACCCCGTTGGGCGCGGTGAACACCCGGAAGCTGCTGCCGCAGCACCGTGTGGATGAGCCGGGTGACCTCCGGCGTGTCCTCCACCACCAGCACCGTGCGTCCTCGCGCCCCCTCGTCCGGGTCGCGATCCACCACGCGACGCTCGGTCGCGTCGAACACATCCAGCAGCCTGAACTCATCGCGCGCCGCGAACTGCGCCGTCCAGTCCGTGGGGCTGTGCTGCGCGCGGCGCTCGTTGGGCACCGTCGTCCGCGCGGGCGCGGCGCTCCAGCACCTCCGTGCGGGAGGTGCGCCCGCCCCTGGCGGAGCGTCACGGTGAAGGTCGCTCCGGCGCCCGGGGGCGCTCGACGCGGTGATGGTCCCGCCGTGCAGCTCGACCAGCTCTCGGGCGAGCGCGAGCCCGATGCCCGTGCCGCCCTGCGTGTAGCGGTTCTGCGCGGTCTCGCTGTCCACCTGGAAGAAGCGCTCGAAGAGCCGCTCGGACAGCTCCTGCGGAAAGCCCGCCCCGGTGTCCTCGACGGAGACCCGCGCCTCGCTCCGCCGTCTTCGGACGAGCGAGATCGTGATGCTCCCCCCCTCGGGCGTGTGCTTCGCGGCGTTGGAGATGAGGTTCACGAACACCCGCTCCAGCCGGTCGAGGTCGCACCACACCTCGGACACCTCGACGTTGGCCTCGAAGCGCAGCTCGATGCGCTTGCGCTCGGTGAGCGGCGACACCTGGGCGACGAGGGCACTCAGCCACCGCACGAGGTCCTGCGGCCTCACCCGGAGGCGCAGCCGCGACTCCTCCAGCCGCGACAGGTCGAGCAGGTCGCCGATGAGCCGAAGCAGCCTCGCGCCGGACAGGTAGATCGACCGGAGCGTGGCGCGCTGCGGCTCCGAGAGCTCGCCCAGCTCCCCGTCGATCATCAGCTCCAGCGGCGAGAGGATCAGTGCGAGCGGCGTCTTCAGCTCGTGGGTCACGTTGGCGAAGAAGCGCGACTTGAAGGCGTCGAGGCGCTGCAGGTCCTGGTGGGCGCGCCCCAGGTTGGCGGTCGTCTGAACGATCACGAGCTGATTGACGATCTGCTCTCGCTGGGTGCGGTAGGCGAGGATCTGGCCGATCGAGATCACGATCGCCGTCGCGGTGAGGAACACAAGGTTCGACACCGCGCCGACCCCAGCGGTCTCCGGCCGCAGCATCAGGTTGGGGAGGAGGAACGACAGCACGATGATGGCGTGCGTGGTGAGCACCACCTGCGGCGGCCACACGAAGAGCAGCCCGGTGGCCACGATGATGAGCGAGAGGCCCGCGTAGTAGGGCGACGCGAGGCCCTCCAGCAGCACGGTCATCAGGGAGATGCCGCAAGAGCCGACGATCAGGTAGCTCGCCGAGAGGCTGTTGGGGAAGCGCTCGAACCAGCGTGTCGGGAGCAACCTGAACATCGCCAACGTCAGCACGGTGACGAACGCTCGCGTGCCCCACAGCACCTTGAGCCACGCAGCCGGGGCGACGAGCCAGTCGAGCACGCCGAAGAGGGGATACATCGTGATGCCGATCCAGAGGACCAGCCGCGTGCCGCGGCGATTTCTCTCGACCAGCCAGGCCCTCCAGCGGGGCTCGACCTCTTCGATGGGTACCGGCCCGACCGGGCTCACGCCCGAGTCAGCACGGCGAACGGGTTGACCCCCGAGGGCTCCTCCCGAATCGCGACGGTGGCGTCAGGTGCCGCCGCGCGCCCCATCGCCAGTAGATCTTCGTGGGTCTTGTACTTCAGGTTCCAATCGAGGTTCAGCTCCATGAACCAGCGGTTGGGGCTCGTCGGCACCATGTTGCCGATGAAGAGCTCGCCCTTCGGCCTGAGGTTGCCGTAGAGGCTCTTCGTCAGCGACACCGCGGTCGGCATCTCGAGGTAGTCGAAGAGCCCCGTGCAGAAGATCACGTCGAAGCCCCCGTACCTGGCGAACAGCGTCGGGTCACGCAGCAGCCGCTTGATCGAGTCGTGCAGGTAGGTGACCGTCACGGCCTTCGGCCAGCGGGCGCTCACGATGGGGCTGATGCGACGAAAGGCGTACGACAGGGCTCCCTTGTCCTGGTCGAAGAGCACGATCTCCAGCGGGACGGGGACCGTCTTCCGCTGCTTCAAGAGCTCGTAGACCTCCTGCGCCGGACCGGCGGCCACGGACAAGAACCGCAGTGGGACGCCCGGCTCCGCGTGGTCGAGCGCCTCGGAGAGCCGGTCGCGGACGAGGTTCTTGCGGAACCTCACAGCGTCGCCCGGGCGCGTCGTCAGGATGGCCAGGCTGACAGCCTTCGCGAAGAGCGTCGGACCGGCGAACTGGTTCTCGTACATGTACTTCATCACTTCGTAGTCGCCGGGGTACCCGAGCGGCTTGAAGAGCGCCCGGTGCATACACGGCGCCTCGATGAAGTACTGCTGCAAGAACCGCTGTGAGTACTCCTTGAGCGCGGGGATGTCCGCGAGCGGCACCGTCCGGAGCGCCGCGTCGATGCGCTCCGACCGACGGATGAACTCCTCCGCGAACTCGCGCCTTACCCTGCCGATGAGCGCGTCGCGCGCGGCCGATCTGCCCTCGCCATGAACCACGTCCCAGGGGAGCAGGCGCTCGACCGCCGTGAGGTGCTCGCGCGCGTCCTCGAGGAAGAGGCGGAGCTCGGCGACGAGCGACTTGAACTCGGCGTGCCCCTCGACCCTCCACGGGGCGCTCGCGAGCCCGAGCCCGCCGGAGCCCGCGGACGCGTAGGACTTCACGTCGCGCAAGGCGATCACGTCGTCCACGTTCATCAGGGAGTCGACGAACGACGCCCCGACGACAAGCTTCCCATCGAGGCGGCGAAGCGAGCTGACCCGCGCGGCGCCGCTGTACGCCTCATGCTGATCGAAGTTCAGGGAGAGTTCCGGAATCTCGAACCCGATCTCTACCTCGACGTCGACCGGCCACTCGAAACCCACGCCGTTCTGCGAGACATCGGTCATCTCGCAGTCGAAGCGGCGACCGCTCACGGAGATCGACACCACGGTGCGAACGGGCCCGAGGTCGGATGGCTGGTAACGCTGGGGCCTGAAGTAGATCTCCCGCCCCTCCCCCCCGTCGAGGTCCTCGACGTTTCTCGGGGCCACGCTGGGCCGCCCCTCCGCCAGGACAAGTTCATCCTGGCTCATGCCGGGGACGATCGAGGGCCGTGAAAGACGTTCGACGCTGCGTCCCCTGTCGTCACTATCTGTCATCAGGTCCTCTCGGCAGTTCGATCACAAACCTCGCCCCGCCCCCCGGCGGCACCGGAGGCACCGAGCGGATCGATCCGCCGTGCTGCTCCATGATGAGCCGACACATGTAGAGACCCATCCCCAGGCCGTGCGCCCCCTTGGTGCTCTCGAAGGGATCGAAGAGCCGCGACGCGATCTCCGGAGCCACCCCCGGACCCTCGTCCTGCACCGCGATCGACACCCCCCCCGGGGTGCGCGCCACCTCCACCTGGATGCTCTGCGGCGCGTCCGTCGACTGCATCGCGTTGCGCAGGAGGTTCACCATCACCTGAAGGATGCGAGCGCGGTCGCAGCGCACCGGAGGCAGGCCCGGCTCGACGGTGATCACGCAGCGAGAGCGCCGCTGCTCCATCTCGAGCCCGGCCAGCACGAGGGCGTCGCGCAGCACGTCCGAGAGGTCGATGGGCTCCTCCTTCAGCGCGAGGCTGCCCGCCGCGAACTGGTGCAGCGTGCTCAGCGTCGACATGAGGTGCCGGGTCGCGGAGACGCCCACGCGCAGCGGCGACATCAGCCGCGGCGCCACGCCCTGCGCCTCGAACAGGCTCTCGAGCAGCGTGAGCCCGCCGAGGGTGTTGCGCAGGTCGTGGGTGATGCCCGCGGTGAGCCGGCCGATGGTGCCCAGGCGCTCGAGGTGCAGCATCTTGTGCTGCGCCGCGCGGAGCTCGTCGAGGGCCAGCTTCAGCTCGTCGCTGCGCGCGGAGAGCAGCTCGAGCAGCCGGGCGTTGAGCCTGCGCTGCTGCACCATCGCGCTGGCCTGCGCGACGGCCCCGAGCAGGTCTTCGGGCTCCCAGGGCTTGTGCATGTGCCGGAACACCCGCGCGCGGTTGATCGCGTCGACGAGCACCGGCGTGTCGGTGTAGGCGGTGAGCAGGATGCCCGCGACGTCGGGGTAGCGCTCGCGCACCACCGCCAGCATGTCGATGCCCGTCATGCCGGGCATGCGCTGGTCGCACACGATGACGTCGAAGCGCTCGACCTCGAGCAGCTTCAGCGCGATCTCCGCGGAGCGCGCCTCGTGCACCACGTAGTCGGCGTCGAGAAACGCGCGCAGCACGTCGAGGTTGCCCAGGTCGTCGTCGACGATGAGCACCTGTCCGGTGAGCGTCTCGCCGATACCGTACCGGGCGGCGAGCGCCGCGAGCGCATCAGGCTCAAGCACGACCGGAGTCTAGACAGGGCAGCGTGAGCCCATCAACCGCGAAGTGTCCGAATGACGGCCCCGGGATCAGCGCGCCCGATGTGCTGCGAAGTGGTCGAGGATGTGATCGGCGACCGAGGCCTTGCTCATCGGAGCCAGCGGAGTCACCGCCCCGGGCGTCACCAGGGTTACGCGGTTGTCGTCGCCGTCGAAGCCGTCCGCCGCGAGGTTGGCCACCACGAGGTCGCAGCCCTTGCGGACAAGCTTCTCCCTCGCGCGCTCGACGAGATCGCTCGTCTCGAGCGCGAAGCCCACCAGCATCGGCCCGCCCTCATGACGCGATGCGCCGAGCTCGGCGAGGATGTCGGGGTTCTTCACCATCCGGATCACGAGCTCGGCGTCGGACTTCTTGATCTTCTCGGCGGCGACCTCCGAGGGCCGGTAGTCGGCCACCGCAGCGGCCATCACCACCAGGTGCGCTGATCCGGCAGCGGCCATCACCGCGTCGCGCATGTCCCGCGCGCTGCGCACCCGCTCCACGGAGACGCCCTCCGGGGTCGGCAGCGCGGAGGGCCCGCTCACCAGCACGACGTCCGCGCCCCGGTCGCGCGCCCGCATCGCGATCGCGTAGCCCATGCGCCCGGACGATCGGTTGCCCACGAAGCGCACCGGGTCGATCGCCTCGTGGGTGCCGCCTGCGCTCACCAGCGACGCGACAGCCCGCGAGGTCCTGCGGGGTGAGCGCGCGCGCCGCCGCGTCGACGATCTCCCCGGGCTCGACCATGCGCCCGATGCCGCTCTCGCCGCTGGCGAGCGGCCCGACGACCGGCCCCACGACGACCACGCCGCGCGCCCGCAGCAGCGCCACGTTGGCCTTCGTGGCGGGGTGCTCCCACATGCGCGGGTGCATCGCCGGGGCGACCACCACCGGGCCGCGCGCGGCCAGCAGGCAGGTGGTGGCGAGGTCGTCGCCGAGCCCGTGGGCCATGCGCGCGAGGAGGTCGGCCGTGGCCGGGGCGACGAGCACCAGGTCGGCGCGGCCGGTGAGCGCGATGTGCAGCTCGCCCGGGTACGAAGGGTCCCAGAGGTCGACGCGGGCCGCGCGGCCGGTGATGCCCGCGAAGGTCACCCCGGTGATGAAGCGCTGCCCGGCGGGGGTGAGCACGGTCTCGACGGAGGCCCCGCGGCGCTGGAGCTCGCGCGCGACCAGCGCCGACTTGAAGGCCGCGATGCCGCCGCCGACGACCAGCAGCACCTCACGCCCCGCGAGCGCGTCGCCGCTCACCGCGCGCCCGGCCTCGCCGCGGGCCTCGCCGCAGGCCTCGCCGGCACCGGGCAGCTCGCCCCGGCGCACCCGCTCGGCACCACCGTGCGCCCGGCCGCCGCCGCGCTGGTCATCGCCGCCGCCGTGGTCGCCGGGAGCGCGCGGGTCAGGCCCTGACGGACCATCCACCCCGCGGTGCCGCAGAAGCCCGGGCGGCGCACCTCCTGGATGTCGTCGCTCTCCAGCGGCTGCGTGAGGGCGAGGTACTGGTCCGCGGTGTACTCCGGGTGGTCGTCCTGGCCGCGCGGACCCTGCGGCGCCAGCCGGCCCGGTGCCCACGCGCCAGACCTGCATCGTCGGGCGGATAGGCGTCGAGCCAGCGCTGGCGCACGGCCTGGTCGCCCTCGCGGATGATCCGGTACCGGGTGATGCGAAAGCCCGGGATGCCCCGCTGCGTGAGCACCCGCGTGCCCGCCGGGAGGTTGGCGTCGGGCACCTCGCGCTCCTCGAAGCGGTCGACCCGGGGCATCACCTTGCGCACGAAGGTCACCGCGCGGGTGCGACGCGCGCCCAGCAGCTCGATGCGGGCGAGCCCGTTGTTGAGCCGCGTGTGAATCACCACCGGGAAGGGCAGCGTGTTGCGCAGCTTCAGGTTGATCGACGGGTACACCACCGTCGCGTCGAGGCCCATCTTGATGTAGCCGCTGGGGCGCGAGTGCGGCGTCCGGTCGACCACCTCCATGCCCGCGAAGAACGACGCCGCGAAGAGGCTCCCGGCGATCTGGCAGACGCCGCCGCCGACGCCGTCGATGAGCTCGCCCGCGGAGATGACCGTCGCCATGCGGAAGCCGTTGGCCTCGGAGCGGTCGCCCACGATCTCGTTGAAGTCGAGCACCGCGCCCGGCATCCAGACGTAGCCGTTCACCCGGCTGGCCGCGAGGTGGAGGTTGTACGTGCGGTCGCGGTGGTCCTCGTTGGCGTTGTAGTTGGTCTGGAACCACCCCACGACGGCGTTCATCTCCACGTCGCGGAGCTGCTCGGAGGTGGTCGTCGGGTCGGTGTGCTCCAGCACCGCCTCCACCCGATTACGCCCGTTGGTAAACGCCGTGTCGAGCAGGGCCAGCGTGCCGAACACGTCGAGGTAGGTGCCGCGCCGCTCGGGGATCACCCGCCGCTGCTCGACGTCGATGCGCGCGTCCACCGGCAGGTGGTCCACCTCCTCCTTGAGCTGCGCGAGGAGCGGCAGCGCCACGGCCCCCTCCAGGCGCACCGGGAGCGGCAGCTCGATGGGCCCGCGGGCGAGGGCGGCGTGGTGCCGGACGAGCGCGCTCGACGGGTCGGCCGCGGCGCGCAGCAGGTGCTCGAGCAGGCGCACGTCGACCCGGGCGCCGAAGGCCTCGCGGCTGCGCTCGAGCGTGCGCTCCTCGGCGACGATGGTGACGTGCTCGCGGAGGTACGCACGCGCCAGGTCGCGGGCCTGCGCTCGGGGATCGGGCCCCAGGGTCACCGGCCGGCCGCGCACCCTCACCCGCGGGACGCCCGCGGCCTGCGGGGCCCGCTCGGGGAGCAGCAGGTACCCGATGCCTCCGCCCATCAGGGCGAACAGGAGGGACAGCGAGGAGAGCCGCAGCCAGCGCGTCATGGGAGCTCCCCGGTCGGTAGACCGCGGAGCCGGTCGGGTCAACCTTCCGACCGGGAGCGGCCGATGCGCCGGTGCATGAGCGACGGCAGCGAGGCGCGCACCGAGGCCGTGCGCCCGGGGTCGATCTCCGCGAGCACCACCCCCTCGCCCTCGGCCCGCTCGGCCAGCACCACGCCCCACGGGTCGACGATCATCGCGTGGCCCCAGGTGGTGCGCCCGCCCGGGTGCGTCCCCCACTGCGCCGCCGCCAGCACGTAGGACTGCGACTCCACCGCCCTCGCCCGGAGCAGCAGCTCCCAGTGCGCGCGGCCCGTCGTGGCGGTGAAGGCCGCGGGCACCGCGAGCACCGTCGCGCCGCCGTCCACGAGCCCGCGGTACAGCTCCGGGAAGCGTACGTCGTAGCAGACGCTCAGGCCCAGGCGCCCCACCGGCGTGTCCGCCACCACCAGCGCATCGCCCGGGGCCGTATTACGCGACTCCGTAAGAACGGGCCCGCCCGGCAGGTCGATGTCGAAGAGGTGGATCTTCCGGTAGCGCGCCACCACCACGCCCCGCTCGTCGAGCAGCGCCGCGGTGTTGAAGGTGCGCGCGTCCTCCGCGCGGGCCTCCGGGACGCCGCCCCAGAGCACCCACGCCCCGGTCTCCCTGGACAGCGCCGCCATCCTCTCGCCGCACGGCCCCCCCGGCGCCTCGCCCGGAACATACCTCCCGGCGACCTGCCCCCTGCCCTCCTCGGCGCCCATGTAGAGCGCGTTCTCGGGCATCACCACCAGCGCCGCGCCCGCCGTCGCCGCCTCGCGCCCGAGGGCCTCCGCGGTCGACAGGTTGCGGCCGACGTCCTCACCGGAGTTGAGCTGCACCACCGCCGCCTTCACGCGCCGCCCCTCCCTTCGAACTCCACCACGCCCGAGCGCATCGCCGCGCGCGTCGGAACGATCTCCCGCCCGGTGAGCGCCGCCACGGTCACGACCATCCACGCCTCCGGCAGGCCCCGCACCCGGTAGCTGGCGTTGCGCGACTCCACCACCAGCGCGGCGCCCTCACGGCGCACCGCCACCACGCCCCGATCGATGAGGGCCTCCAGCGGCGGCGCCCAGCCCGGCGCGCAGCGACGCCACCACGCGGCCGCCTCGTGCACCAGCACCACGGGCATCGGCTCGCCCGCCGGGGCGACGACCCCAGCGGGGATCTCCGGGTGGGTCACCCCGCGCCGGGCGCGCACCCTCCGCGCGAAGGCGACGGGGCCGAGCGGGGCGAGGCCCTGGAGGGCGGCGGAGCGCAGTCGGGCGAGCGGGTCGTGGGTCACGGAGCGCACGATAGCGCGGTCCGACGGCAGTCTTCAGGGGGGAAGCGAACTAGTGGCCGCAGGGCGAGGCCGAGGACGGGGCCGAGCGGCGCAGGGTGAGCCCGAGCCCGAGGCGCAGGGTGAGCCCGAGCCCGAGGCGCAGGGGGTGCCGGAAGCGCAGGGCGATCCGGAGGCGCAGGGCTCGCTGCCCGAGGTGCACCACGCCACGCGCGCGACGATGGCGACCTGGGCGGCGGAGATGATCGCGAGCCCCGCGATGCCCATGAGCACCGTGTAGCCGAGGCCCTTGCGCACGAGCCCGAGGTCGCCCGGGACCACCGCGACCACCTCGCTGGGCGACTGCGCGCGGAAGGGGGCGGGCTCCATGGTGGGGTGGCTGTGCGGGCGCACCAGCACGTGGTCGAGCACCGGCGCCCAGACGAGCGGAGTGGAGACGTGCTCGACCTCGCGCGGGACGATCGCGAGCGCGCCGTCGCTGACCGCCTGCTCGAAGCGGGCGAGGCGCACCGCGCGCAGCATCGCCGCGAGGGTGAGCACCGAGGCGACCACCGTGAGGCCCACCGAGGCGGCGTGAAGGACGTCGATGCGGTAGCGCCAGCCGGCGAGGCCCGCGCAGGCGCCGATGAGCGTAGCGGCCTCGATGGAGAGGCGCTCGGCGCGGCTGGCCGAGGGCTCACGCTGGGCCGCGCGCACCCGCAGCGACCAGAGCGAGAAGAGGACGCCGAAGCCCCCGCCGACCAGCAGCCCGTACGCCACCCCGTAGGCCGTGGCCACCGGCAGGAAGCGCGTGAGCGCGAAGCCCGCGCTGGCGACGACGGCGATGGAGACGACCGCGCCGCCGAGGGCGCCGAGGAGCAGCGAGCGCCCGAGGGTGCGGACGACCGCCTGCGCGTCGCTGCCGTCGGGCTGCGCGGCGGCGCGGGCGACGTAGGCCCCGCAGATCGCCCCGAGGAGCAGCGTGGGCAGCCACCCCAGCGGGGCCGCGTGCTCGGCGCCGACCCACTGGAACATCAGCGGCGACAGGAGCGCGCCGAGCGTCGCGAAGAGGACGCGCGTGGCCCTGAGGGATGAGGCCGCGTCGACGGTGCGGAGGGGGTGCGGGAATGGCGTGGCGTCCATAGGGGGTCGAGCATGAACCCGCGGCCCCGGGGTGACCAGCCCTCCCCTACAAGGCCCTGCGGCGCATGGAGACATTCATCAGCAGCCCCACCCCGATCAGGATCGCGAGCACGCTCGAGCCGCCGTAGGAGAAGAAGGGCAGGGTCACGCCGACCACCGGGAGGCTGCGGGTGACCATCCCGACGTTGAACACCACGTGCCAGAAGAAGAGGGCCGAGACGCCGACGGCGATGGCGGCGCCGAAGCGGTCCTTGGCGAGCGAGGCGATGCGCAGGGCCCAGAGGATGAGGAAGAGGTAGAGCAGCAGCACGATCACGACCCCGAAGAAGCCCTGCTCCTGGGCCCACACCGGGAAGGGGAAGTCGGTGTGCGTGTCGGGCAGGAAGTGCTGCTGGTTCTGGGTGCTCTGCATGAACCCCTGACCCCACCAGCGGCCGCTGCCGATGGCCACCATGCTCTGGTGCGCCTGCCAGCCGGTGCCCTGCACGTCGACCTGCTCGCTCATGAACGAGGTCAGCCGCTCCTTCTGGTACTGCCTTCAGGCCGTAGAGCCAGAGCAGGGTCCCACCGACGAGGCCGCCGCCCACGATGACCCCGAGGGTGCGCAAGGAGATGCGCACCAGCGAGAGGGTGCTCACCGCCACGAGGCCCACGATGAGGGCCGTCCCGAGGTCGGGCTGGGCCATGATGAGCCCCAGCGGAAGGGCGATGAGGGCGCCCGGGGCGATGAGGTCGCGCAGGGACCACGGCCCGCTGCGCTGGTCGCGGTGCACGTAGCGCGCGACCGCGAGCATCAGGCACAGCTTCACGAACTCGCTGGGCTGGAAGAGGAAGCTCCCGAGCTGGATCCAGCGGTGCGTCCCTCGGATGCTCTTGCCCAGCAGGAACACCAGCACCAGCGCCGCGATCGACCCGATGTACGCGCCGTACGCGTATCGCTCGTAGACCTTGTAGTCGATGGCCGCGACGATCACCGCCACGCCGCCGCCGAGGGCGAGCCAGTAGATCTGCTGGATGTAAAGCTCAGCGCGCGCTCCGGTCTGCGCGCTGGTGGCGGAGTAGAGGTTGACCACCCCGAGCGTCGCGATGACGCACACCACGAGGAAGAGCGGCCAGTCGAAGTCGTCCCGGAGCCGATGCTGTATCGTGCGCGCCATAAGGGGTTCTTCGGGGGCCTCAGCGCCTGGGCTGGTGGGCCCGCCAGGTGGCCACGCTGGGAATGGGTGCGCCAGGGCGGATGCGGGTGAAGTACTCCCGCACCACCTGGGTCATGAGCGGCGCCGCCTCGTGGCCGCCGGAGCCGCCGTGCTCGACCAGCAGCACCACGGCGATCTCGGGGCTGGCCGCCGGGGCGAAGCCCGCGAACCACGCGTGGTCGCGCTGCGTCGACCAGCTGCGCCGCGGGTCCGTCGGGTCGCGCACGATGCGGGACACCTGCGCGGTGCCGGTCTTGCCGGCGACGTCGACCTCGGCGACCTGCGCGGCGTGCGCCGTGCCGTGCGCGTCGGAGATCACCCCGGCGAGCGCGTTGGTGATCATCGTGAGGTGCGCCGGGGTGACGCTCACCTGACGCCGCACGGTGGGGGGAAAGGTCTGGATGATGGTCCCGTCGGGGCCCTCGACGCGCGAGACGAGCTGCGGGACGAAGAGCGTGCCGCCGTTGGCGAGGGCGGCGTAGGCCATGGCGAGCTGGAGCACCGTGACGCGCACGTTCCCCTGGCCGATGGCGGTGTTGAGCGTGTGCCCGATGCGAAACTGCCCCGGGTAGTTCTGCGCGTACCAGGCGCGGGTCGGGATGAACCCCGGGGTCTCCTG from Thermomicrobiales bacterium encodes the following:
- a CDS encoding ATP-binding protein, with protein sequence MVVRGELLADEVLLTVSDNGPGISADDRARIFTPFFTRKAPGKGTGLGLTIVWRVVHALGGSVTVESELGRGRASASGCLGRRRAPRSEGPPGAAGQRGLKPP
- a CDS encoding response regulator gives rise to the protein MFTAPNGVRGLELALKHMPDVVVTDLMMPEMDGFELTRRLRHDPRTKHVPVLMLSARGELTDRLEGMDSGVTEHMSKPFNTRELLATVQKLAQASDAAAERVLIQQMDSLETITGGLAHEINNPLNYVRNAFTRVRIDVTEAFKMAVPKADGDAERARIAALEGRTLRMFETAQAGLSRIGDTVALMRRYSREGFARVARSHDVFAGARDVATLVSSSIGRPVELVLELEGEGWVDCVAEELHQAISNLVQNAIEAVAR
- a CDS encoding hybrid sensor histidine kinase/response regulator gives rise to the protein MLEPDALAALAARYGIGETLTGQVLIVDDDLGNLDVLRAFLDADYVVHEARSAEIALKLLEVERFDVIVCDQRMPGMTGIDMLAVVRERYPDVAGILLTAYTDTPVLVDAINRARVFRHMHKPWEPEDLLGAVAQASAMVQQRRLNARLLELLSARSDELKLALDELRAAQHKMLHLERLGTIGRLTAGITHDLRNTLGGLTLLESLFEAQGVAPRLMSPLRVGVSATRHLMSTLSTLHQFAAGSLALKEEPIDLSDVLRDALVLAGLEMEQRRSRCVITVEPGLPPVRCDRARILQVMVNLLRNAMQSTDAPQSIQVEVARTPGGVSIAVQDEGPGVAPEIASRLFDPFESTKGAHGLGMGLYMCRLIMEQHGGSIRSVPPVPPGGGARFVIELPRGPDDR
- a CDS encoding phosphopantothenoylcysteine decarboxylase, which codes for MSAGGTHEAIDPVRFVGNRSSGRMGYAIAMRARDRGADVVLVSGPSALPTPEGVSVERVRSARDMRDAVMAAAGSAHLVVMAAAVADYRPSEVAAEKIKKSDAELVIRMVKNPDILAELGASRHEGGPMLVGFALETSDLVERAREKLVRKGCDLVVANLAADGFDGDDNRVTLVTPGAVTPLAPMSKASVADHILDHFAAHRAR
- a CDS encoding VanW family protein → MTRWLRLSSLSLLFALMGGGIGYLLLPERAPQAAGVPRVRVRGRPVTLGPDPRAQARDLARAYLREHVTIVAEERTLERSREAFGARVDVRLLEHLLRAAADPSSALVRHHAALARGPIELPLPVRLEGAVALPLLAQLKEEVDHLPVDARIDVEQRRVIPERRGTYLDVFGTLALLDTAFTNGRNRVEAVLEHTDPTTTSEQLRDVEMNAVVGWFQTNYNANEDHRDRTYNLHLAASRVNGYVWMPGAVLDFNEIVGDRSEANGFRMATVISAGELIDGVGGGVCQIAGSLFAASFFAGMEVVDRTPHSRPSGYIKMGLDATVVYPSINLKLRNTLPFPVVIHTRLNNGLARIELLGARRTRAVTFVRKVMPRVDRFEEREVPDANLPAGTRVLTQRGIPGFRITRYRIIREGDQAVRQRWLDAYPPDDAGLARGHRAGWRRRVRAARTTTRSTPRTSTSPSRSRWRATTSRRCAARASAAPRGGWSVRA
- a CDS encoding carbon-nitrogen hydrolase family protein, whose translation is MKAAVVQLNSGEDVGRNLSTAEALGREAATAGAALVVMPENALYMGAEEGRGQVAGRYVPGEAPGGPCGERMAALSRETGAWVLWGGVPEARAEDARTFNTAALLDERGVVVARYRKIHLFDIDLPGGPVLTESRNTAPGDALVVADTPVGRLGLSVCYDVRFPELYRGLVDGGATVLAVPAAFTATTGRAHWELLLRARAVESQSYVLAAAQWGTHPGGRTTWGHAMIVDPWGVVLAERAEGEGVVLAEIDPGRTASVRASLPSLMHRRIGRSRSEG
- a CDS encoding FtsW/RodA/SpoVE family cell cycle protein, whose translation is MSEQVDVQGTGWQAHQSMVAIGSGRWWGQGFMQSTQNQQHFLPDTHTDFPFPVWAQEQGFFGVVIVLLLYLFLILWALRIASLAKDRFGAAIAVGVSALFFWHVVFNVGMVTRSLPVVGVTLPFFSYGGSSVLAILIGVGLLMNVSMRRRAL
- a CDS encoding penicillin-binding transpeptidase domain-containing protein, which encodes MESCNVYFYTLAEAVTMDRIASMAFDFGLGHRSGIGINQETPGFIPTRAWYAQNYPGQFRIGHTLNTAIGQGNVRVTVLQLAMAYAALANGGTLFVPQLVSRVEGPDGTIIQTFPPTVRRQVSVTPAHLTMITNALAGVISDAHGTAHAAQVAEVDVAGKTGTAQVSRIVRDPTDPRRSWSTQRDHAWFAGFAPAASPEIAVVLLVEHGGSGGHEAAPLMTQVVREYFTRIRPGAPIPSVATWRAHQPRR